Proteins encoded in a region of the Isosphaeraceae bacterium EP7 genome:
- a CDS encoding M2 family metallopeptidase, translated as MMPTDGDRRAFLKQALAAASAGPLVLGLGPAAEGAAATPAEAEARAFLADYERNWLPLDTASSEAAWNAATDVSEAHTAEQVARAQAVNEYVGSREVINAVTRLLGRKAELDDRTVRQLEKVRLRAAESPATVADVVKARTEAEARQSATQDGYAYTLKRPGKPDEHPTANDIDRVLINSRDLDERRAYWEASKEIGAPLRDGLLRLRELRNGVARALGFDSFFALQVADYGLTVPEMIALCDGFVADTKPLYQQVHTWGKHTLAARYGVDAPDGPIPAHWLTNRWGQNWPGLVEGVDLDGPFRDKPKEFITEQAEQFYVSLGFPKLPASFYAKSDLYPADPKTGRKKNSHASAWHVNLQDDVRSLMSIEPDSRWFTTAHHELGHIYYYISYSTPQVPLLLRGGANRAFHEGIGDLIGLAAGQEPYLKQVNLLPPEAAKADPASWLMDTALDGASVVFMPFAAGVMTRFERDFYEGTIGDDGLNAAWWALVRNKQGIIPPGPRPETTCDASTKTHINDDPAQYYDYAMGTVIKFQLHDHIAREILKQDPRKCNYYGDKRVGKFLRDILALGATRDWNAVLRESTGQGLSAKPLVAYFEPLAAWLAEKNKGRKIGWD; from the coding sequence ATGATGCCGACCGACGGCGACCGACGCGCGTTCTTGAAGCAAGCACTGGCCGCGGCCTCGGCCGGACCTCTGGTGCTGGGGCTCGGGCCCGCGGCCGAGGGGGCCGCCGCCACGCCGGCCGAGGCCGAGGCACGCGCCTTCCTGGCCGACTATGAGCGCAACTGGCTGCCGCTGGACACCGCCAGTTCCGAGGCCGCCTGGAATGCCGCGACCGACGTCTCCGAGGCGCACACCGCCGAGCAGGTGGCCCGCGCCCAGGCCGTCAATGAATACGTCGGCTCCCGCGAGGTCATCAACGCCGTGACCCGGCTGCTCGGCCGCAAGGCCGAGCTCGACGACCGGACGGTCAGGCAGCTGGAGAAGGTCCGCCTGCGCGCCGCCGAGTCGCCCGCGACGGTGGCCGACGTGGTGAAGGCCCGCACCGAGGCCGAGGCCAGGCAGTCGGCCACGCAGGACGGATATGCGTACACGCTGAAGCGTCCCGGCAAGCCCGACGAGCATCCCACCGCCAATGACATCGACCGCGTCCTGATCAATTCCCGCGACCTGGACGAGCGCCGGGCCTACTGGGAAGCGTCCAAAGAGATTGGCGCCCCCTTGCGCGATGGCCTCCTGCGGCTCCGCGAGCTGCGCAACGGCGTGGCCAGGGCCCTCGGGTTCGACTCCTTCTTCGCGCTCCAGGTGGCCGACTACGGCCTGACCGTCCCCGAGATGATCGCGCTCTGCGACGGGTTCGTCGCCGACACCAAGCCGCTCTATCAGCAGGTCCACACCTGGGGCAAGCACACCCTGGCGGCCCGATACGGCGTGGACGCCCCCGACGGCCCGATCCCTGCGCACTGGCTCACCAATCGCTGGGGCCAGAACTGGCCGGGCCTGGTCGAGGGCGTCGACCTGGACGGCCCGTTCCGCGATAAGCCGAAGGAGTTCATCACCGAGCAGGCCGAGCAATTCTATGTGTCCCTGGGCTTCCCCAAGCTCCCCGCCTCGTTCTACGCGAAGAGCGACCTGTACCCGGCCGACCCCAAGACCGGCCGGAAGAAGAACAGCCACGCGTCGGCCTGGCACGTCAACCTCCAGGACGACGTGCGGAGCCTGATGAGCATCGAGCCCGACAGCCGCTGGTTCACCACGGCGCATCATGAGCTCGGGCACATTTACTACTACATCAGCTACAGCACTCCGCAGGTCCCGCTCCTGCTGCGCGGCGGCGCCAACCGGGCCTTCCACGAGGGGATCGGCGACCTGATCGGCCTCGCCGCCGGCCAGGAGCCCTACCTGAAGCAGGTCAACCTGCTGCCGCCGGAGGCCGCGAAGGCCGACCCGGCGAGCTGGCTGATGGACACGGCCCTCGACGGCGCCTCGGTCGTCTTCATGCCCTTCGCCGCCGGCGTGATGACCCGCTTCGAACGCGACTTCTACGAGGGGACCATCGGCGACGACGGCCTGAACGCCGCATGGTGGGCCCTGGTCCGCAACAAGCAGGGGATCATCCCCCCCGGGCCCCGGCCCGAGACCACCTGCGACGCGTCGACCAAGACCCATATCAACGACGACCCCGCGCAATATTATGACTACGCGATGGGCACCGTCATCAAGTTCCAGCTCCACGACCACATCGCCCGCGAGATCCTCAAGCAGGACCCGCGCAAGTGCAACTACTACGGCGACAAGCGGGTGGGCAAGTTCCTCCGCGACATCCTGGCCCTGGGCGCCACCCGCGACTGGAACGCCGTCCTCCGCGAGTCCACCGGCCAAGGGCTGAGCGCCAAGCCCCTGGTCGCCTACTTCGAGCCCCTGGCCGCCTGGCTGGCGGAGAAGAACAAGGGGCGCAAGATCGGCTGGGATTGA
- a CDS encoding VWA domain-containing protein, protein MATQMPAPSRDDAPMSTVTPVDLGGNLGSELDPSIGVAADVDRWSELARTQVDSYVRPQGDFTSPSTPTTGAEAGSIPPDSTPAGPAPAEAGTPPDEPSEPAPAQAKTARTRVPRLLGRVRKEKARWVLPAWGASAIFHTALLTALAAVSLSESPRSAVHDLESVLVADGESADELVNIYADQAATPRDLATGDTSSTSAGIDTGYGPSVGTGQPSATPNLRAGAAVGERTNLTTVKVVAQVSGLANLPRMAAVDLAGGGGRITGDVMFPTGDVGEALDQIAREIIRHLTQHKLTVVWLFDESESMKDDQQEIRKKFDRISRELKDNVEGDKAAAGYLTHAIVGFGRAIHYELAKPTSDIDQIGKAIDHLRVDESGTENTMHALQDVIGTYTKQMSKDRRLLIVLVTDESGDDGAAVEETRSMAMAKGTPIYVVGRQSLFGYDRAHLRYVDPITKDVYWPAIRRGPETADVELLQWDGLHERWDEQPSGFAPYELARLAKDTGGIYFLLPSEENMRIRQRERAYSISTLKEYVPDYEGRQAYDARRAKSDLRRSMHEIIQITRPLTEGETLIPFRRHFPIEPQAMIEAANIAGAKATEELNLVIGLETRLRALQKLRDREPEKRWQAHYDLMLAQLVAYEIKAYEYRACLLEMVANPPVPKTAPSSELIVEWVLDHSRDRKAPIDLTQKVYLEAERLLKQVIQRHPKTPWADLAQDELDRGLGVQRNEWHHSPRYEERLQFVPKY, encoded by the coding sequence ATGGCCACTCAGATGCCCGCACCTTCGCGCGACGACGCGCCAATGTCGACGGTCACCCCGGTCGACCTCGGCGGCAATTTGGGATCTGAGCTGGACCCTTCGATCGGTGTCGCCGCCGACGTTGACCGCTGGTCGGAACTGGCCCGGACCCAGGTCGACTCCTACGTCCGGCCGCAGGGGGATTTCACGTCGCCCTCCACGCCGACGACGGGAGCCGAGGCCGGCTCGATTCCCCCGGACTCCACCCCGGCAGGGCCCGCCCCGGCCGAGGCGGGCACGCCGCCGGACGAGCCCTCCGAGCCCGCCCCGGCGCAAGCCAAGACGGCCCGGACTCGGGTCCCCAGGCTCCTGGGCCGGGTCCGCAAGGAGAAGGCGCGCTGGGTCCTGCCGGCCTGGGGTGCTTCGGCGATTTTCCACACCGCGTTGCTGACCGCCCTGGCCGCGGTCTCGCTCAGCGAGTCGCCCAGGTCGGCGGTTCACGACCTGGAATCGGTGCTGGTCGCGGACGGTGAATCGGCCGACGAGTTGGTGAATATCTATGCGGACCAGGCGGCCACCCCCAGGGACCTGGCGACGGGAGACACCAGCTCGACGAGCGCGGGAATCGACACGGGCTATGGCCCCTCGGTGGGCACCGGCCAGCCGTCGGCCACGCCCAACCTCAGGGCGGGCGCGGCCGTGGGCGAGCGCACCAACCTGACGACGGTGAAGGTCGTGGCGCAGGTCTCGGGCCTGGCGAACTTGCCGCGGATGGCCGCCGTCGATCTGGCCGGCGGCGGGGGGCGGATCACCGGCGACGTGATGTTCCCCACGGGGGATGTCGGCGAGGCGCTCGACCAGATCGCCCGCGAGATCATCAGGCACCTGACCCAGCACAAGCTGACGGTCGTCTGGCTCTTCGACGAGTCGGAGAGCATGAAGGACGACCAGCAGGAGATCCGCAAGAAGTTCGACCGGATCTCGCGCGAGCTGAAGGACAACGTCGAGGGCGACAAGGCGGCGGCCGGCTACCTGACCCACGCCATCGTCGGCTTCGGCCGGGCGATCCACTACGAGCTGGCGAAGCCCACCTCGGACATCGACCAGATCGGCAAGGCCATCGACCACCTTCGGGTCGACGAGTCGGGCACCGAGAACACGATGCACGCGCTCCAGGACGTGATCGGCACTTATACGAAGCAGATGTCGAAGGACCGCAGGCTCCTGATCGTGCTGGTCACCGACGAGTCGGGCGACGACGGCGCGGCCGTCGAGGAGACCCGGTCGATGGCCATGGCCAAGGGGACGCCCATCTACGTGGTCGGCCGGCAGTCGCTCTTCGGCTACGACCGTGCCCACCTGCGCTACGTCGACCCGATCACCAAGGACGTCTACTGGCCGGCCATCCGCCGTGGGCCCGAGACCGCCGACGTCGAGCTGTTGCAGTGGGACGGGCTGCACGAGCGCTGGGACGAGCAACCGTCGGGCTTCGCCCCCTACGAGCTGGCCCGGCTGGCCAAGGACACCGGCGGCATCTACTTCCTGCTCCCCAGCGAGGAGAACATGCGCATCCGCCAGCGCGAGCGCGCCTACTCGATCTCGACGCTCAAGGAGTACGTGCCCGACTACGAGGGGCGGCAGGCTTACGACGCGCGCCGGGCGAAGTCGGACCTGCGGCGGTCGATGCACGAGATCATCCAGATCACCCGCCCGCTGACCGAGGGGGAGACGCTCATCCCGTTCCGCCGCCACTTCCCCATCGAGCCCCAGGCGATGATCGAGGCGGCCAACATCGCCGGCGCCAAGGCGACCGAAGAGCTGAACCTCGTGATCGGCCTGGAGACCCGGCTCCGCGCGCTCCAGAAGCTCCGCGACCGCGAGCCCGAGAAGCGCTGGCAGGCGCATTACGACCTGATGCTGGCGCAGCTCGTCGCCTATGAAATCAAGGCCTACGAATATCGGGCCTGCCTGCTGGAGATGGTCGCCAACCCCCCCGTGCCCAAGACGGCCCCTTCGTCCGAGCTGATCGTGGAGTGGGTGCTCGACCACTCACGCGACCGCAAGGCCCCCATCGACCTGACCCAGAAGGTCTACCTCGAGGCCGAGCGCCTCCTGAAGCAGGTCATCCAGCGCCACCCCAAAACCCCCTGGGCCGACCTCGCCCAGGACGAGCTGGACCGAGGCCTGGGCGTCCAGCGCAACGAGTGGCACCACAGCCCCCGCTACGAGGAACGCCTCCAGTTCGTCCCCAAATACTGA
- a CDS encoding DUF1501 domain-containing protein, which yields MAIPPSPCRGPRRITRREMVEIGASGVLGLGLPQLLRADEANTPSLASLTPTADSCILIFLDGGPSHLDMWDMKPNAPAEIRGEFKPIATKLPGITVCEHLPRFSGLLHHGTLIRSAHHGVNNSHGAAVYTSLTGHDRGEVGGRAQPTDNPAIGSVVGFCRPPKSSVVPYVSMPYITAEGAGGPPQPGFFGGWLGRSYDPLFVLKDPGAADFAMPEMAPPEGVNPGRFDARRRLEAELGGLPRGMTRDRRLGDLDRFQGRAFDLLTSPAAQSAFRIDREDPRARDRYGRNIYGQSVLLARRLIEAGTRVVNISWAPDANATWDTHGQNFEALKTRLLPQLDAAVSSLIEDLIARGMFERTLVVVMGEFGRSPKINPGAGRDHWNFGYSLFMAGGGIKAGHVHGASDKIGGHPQTDPVTPAEIIATIYRCLGIPADLELHDQMQRPLTVVPNGQPITSILA from the coding sequence ATGGCCATCCCACCCAGCCCTTGTCGGGGCCCCCGACGGATCACCCGGCGCGAGATGGTCGAGATCGGCGCGAGCGGCGTGCTGGGCCTGGGCCTGCCGCAATTGCTGCGGGCCGACGAGGCCAACACGCCCTCGCTGGCGAGCCTGACGCCCACGGCCGACTCGTGCATCCTCATCTTCCTGGATGGCGGGCCCAGCCACCTGGACATGTGGGACATGAAGCCGAACGCGCCCGCGGAGATCCGCGGCGAGTTCAAGCCCATCGCCACCAAGCTGCCGGGCATCACCGTCTGCGAGCACCTGCCCAGGTTCTCGGGCCTGCTGCACCACGGGACGCTCATCCGGTCGGCGCACCACGGGGTGAACAACTCGCACGGGGCGGCCGTCTACACCAGCCTCACCGGCCACGACCGGGGCGAGGTCGGCGGCCGGGCCCAGCCGACGGACAACCCGGCGATCGGCTCGGTGGTCGGGTTCTGCCGGCCCCCCAAGTCGTCGGTTGTTCCTTATGTGTCGATGCCCTACATCACGGCCGAGGGGGCCGGCGGCCCGCCCCAGCCTGGCTTCTTCGGCGGCTGGCTCGGCCGTTCGTACGACCCCCTCTTCGTGCTGAAGGACCCGGGCGCGGCCGACTTCGCCATGCCCGAGATGGCGCCTCCCGAGGGCGTGAACCCCGGCCGGTTCGACGCCCGCAGGCGGCTCGAGGCCGAGCTGGGCGGCCTGCCCCGAGGCATGACACGCGACCGGAGGCTGGGCGACCTCGACCGGTTCCAGGGGCGTGCCTTCGACCTGCTCACCTCGCCGGCCGCCCAGAGCGCCTTCCGGATCGACCGCGAGGACCCGCGTGCCCGCGACCGCTACGGCCGCAACATCTACGGCCAGAGCGTCCTGCTCGCCCGCCGCCTCATCGAGGCCGGCACCCGGGTCGTCAACATCTCGTGGGCCCCCGACGCCAACGCCACCTGGGACACTCACGGCCAGAACTTCGAGGCCCTCAAAACCAGGCTCCTCCCCCAGCTCGACGCGGCCGTCTCCAGCCTGATCGAGGACCTGATCGCCCGAGGGATGTTCGAGCGGACCCTCGTCGTCGTCATGGGCGAGTTCGGCCGCAGCCCCAAGATCAACCCGGGCGCGGGCCGCGACCACTGGAACTTCGGCTACAGCCTGTTCATGGCTGGAGGCGGCATCAAGGCGGGCCACGTCCACGGCGCCAGCGACAAGATCGGCGGCCACCCCCAGACCGATCCCGTCACCCCCGCCGAGATCATCGCCACCATCTATCGCTGCCTGGGCATCCCCGCCGACCTCGAGCTGCACGACCAGATGCAGCGCCCCCTGACCGTCGTGCCCAACGGCCAGCCCATCACGTCCATCCTCGCCTGA
- a CDS encoding alpha/beta fold hydrolase: MADRRGTTAWTCGVVVAVALTTAGLGIGIGPGADPALAQDPAPAQDPAPADKAPDKGKAKAPRGRAGSRARRRTVPAPVAPPKADAPGQRAANPFNKADDADDAGSMHYALKLNGADNKPLAANYYPSKKGTSAPVVLLIHERGRSAKDFNEPIADLKRKGLAQALQAEEYAVLTLDLRGHGANPRRDVNAREWRAMVEDLQSAYLFLLDRHNHGELNLSRLGVVAVGEGANLAATWAASAGGAVSNEGRTSDLGALVLLSPMGDDASQGLRFGPPIASIAPRLPLLVQAGERDAGTMTALTASRPVIERSRVNKVEIYPTSLHGHRMLWLEPKAAAAVVKFLDDTIKFKTEDWEPRYNLDPVAYDDVFAVTKSDTPAPATKKAADPAKKAAEPATKKAP; encoded by the coding sequence ATGGCTGACCGACGCGGCACAACGGCCTGGACTTGCGGCGTGGTCGTCGCCGTCGCGCTGACCACCGCCGGGCTCGGCATCGGCATCGGCCCGGGCGCCGACCCCGCTCTGGCCCAGGACCCGGCCCCGGCCCAGGATCCCGCCCCGGCCGACAAAGCACCGGACAAGGGCAAGGCCAAGGCACCCAGGGGTCGCGCCGGTTCCAGGGCGCGGCGGCGGACGGTCCCCGCGCCGGTCGCCCCGCCCAAGGCGGACGCCCCCGGCCAGCGGGCGGCCAACCCCTTCAACAAGGCCGACGACGCGGACGACGCCGGGTCGATGCACTACGCCCTGAAGCTCAACGGCGCCGACAACAAGCCGCTGGCCGCCAACTATTACCCCTCCAAGAAGGGGACCTCCGCGCCGGTCGTCCTGCTCATCCACGAGCGCGGCCGGTCGGCCAAGGACTTCAACGAACCCATCGCCGACCTCAAGCGGAAGGGGCTGGCCCAGGCGCTCCAGGCCGAGGAGTACGCCGTGCTGACGCTCGACCTGCGCGGGCACGGGGCCAACCCTCGCCGCGACGTCAACGCCCGCGAGTGGCGGGCCATGGTCGAGGACCTCCAGTCGGCCTACCTGTTCCTGCTCGACCGCCACAACCACGGCGAGCTGAACCTGTCGCGACTGGGTGTAGTCGCCGTCGGCGAGGGGGCCAACCTCGCGGCCACCTGGGCGGCCTCCGCCGGGGGTGCCGTCTCCAACGAGGGCAGGACCTCCGACCTGGGCGCCCTGGTGCTGCTCTCTCCCATGGGAGACGACGCCAGCCAGGGACTCCGCTTCGGCCCGCCCATCGCCTCGATCGCCCCCCGCCTGCCGCTGCTGGTGCAGGCCGGCGAGCGCGACGCGGGGACGATGACCGCCCTGACCGCAAGCCGCCCCGTGATCGAGCGTTCGCGCGTCAACAAGGTCGAGATCTACCCCACCTCGCTGCACGGCCACCGCATGCTCTGGCTGGAGCCCAAGGCCGCCGCCGCCGTCGTCAAGTTCCTGGACGACACGATCAAGTTCAAGACCGAGGACTGGGAGCCGAGGTACAACCTGGACCCCGTCGCCTACGACGACGTCTTCGCCGTCACCAAGTCCGACACCCCGGCCCCCGCGACCAAGAAGGCCGCCGACCCGGCGAAGAAAGCCGCCGAGCCCGCGACCAAGAAGGCCCCGTAG
- a CDS encoding VOC family protein, giving the protein MPERELTFRPKALTVACSDLDRSRRFYEGVLGASPDPRDGYGCPWYRLGDWSITLMPNAAERSPSSFPDHAMTILWLEVDDLEAAERLFARDQVEVVQPSDGQFMMIADPDGLMIEVWQAE; this is encoded by the coding sequence ATGCCGGAGCGCGAGCTGACTTTCCGACCGAAGGCGCTGACGGTCGCCTGCTCAGACCTGGATCGCTCCCGACGCTTCTACGAGGGTGTCCTGGGGGCCTCCCCTGACCCCCGTGACGGTTATGGCTGTCCGTGGTATCGGCTCGGGGACTGGTCCATCACCCTGATGCCGAACGCGGCCGAGCGAAGTCCGTCATCGTTCCCGGACCATGCCATGACGATCCTTTGGCTGGAGGTCGATGACCTGGAGGCCGCAGAGCGGCTCTTCGCCCGAGATCAGGTCGAGGTGGTCCAGCCGTCGGACGGTCAATTCATGATGATCGCTGACCCGGATGGCCTGATGATCGAGGTGTGGCAGGCCGAATGA
- a CDS encoding zinc-dependent alcohol dehydrogenase family protein: MARVVRFHQTGGPEVLKIEDLEVRPPGKGEVQINVKALGLNRAEAMFRRGQYLEDPKLPARLGYEAAGTVAAVGPGVQGFAVGDAVSTIPSFSLNTYGLYAELANAPVHAVVHHPASLSWSEAASVWMQYLTAYGALIDIAGLTKGDAVVIPAASSSVGLAAIQIANKVGATPIALTRGQSKRQALLDAGAAHVIASDEQDLVKEIRGITGGKGARVIFDPVGGPTFEKLVQATAKLGTLFLYGALSTEPTPLPLFGVLSNWLTIRGYVLMEITGDPQRLERGKAFVNEGLADGSFKPIIAKTFPLDEIVEAHRYMESNQQVGKIVVTV; encoded by the coding sequence ATGGCACGCGTCGTACGATTTCATCAGACCGGCGGCCCCGAAGTCCTCAAGATCGAGGATCTCGAGGTTCGGCCCCCCGGCAAGGGCGAGGTCCAGATCAACGTCAAGGCGCTGGGCCTGAACCGCGCCGAGGCGATGTTCCGCAGAGGCCAGTACCTGGAAGATCCCAAGCTCCCCGCGCGACTGGGCTACGAGGCGGCGGGGACCGTCGCCGCAGTCGGGCCCGGCGTCCAGGGATTTGCGGTCGGCGACGCCGTCAGCACCATCCCCAGCTTTTCCCTGAACACCTACGGGCTCTACGCCGAGTTGGCGAACGCGCCTGTCCACGCGGTGGTCCATCATCCCGCGTCGCTGTCCTGGTCCGAAGCGGCGTCCGTCTGGATGCAGTACCTGACCGCCTACGGGGCGCTCATCGACATCGCCGGGCTGACCAAGGGCGATGCCGTCGTGATCCCGGCGGCCTCCAGCAGCGTGGGCCTCGCTGCGATCCAGATCGCCAACAAGGTCGGTGCCACCCCCATCGCCCTGACTCGCGGCCAATCGAAGCGGCAAGCCCTGCTCGACGCCGGGGCGGCCCACGTCATCGCCTCCGACGAGCAGGACCTGGTCAAGGAAATCCGCGGGATCACCGGAGGCAAGGGCGCCAGGGTCATCTTCGACCCGGTCGGCGGTCCGACCTTCGAGAAGCTCGTCCAGGCCACGGCCAAACTGGGCACGCTCTTCCTCTACGGGGCACTCAGCACCGAGCCCACCCCGCTCCCCTTATTCGGCGTGCTGAGCAACTGGCTCACGATCCGTGGTTATGTGCTGATGGAAATCACGGGCGATCCGCAACGTCTGGAGCGGGGCAAGGCCTTCGTCAACGAAGGGCTGGCCGACGGCAGCTTCAAGCCGATCATCGCCAAGACGTTCCCGCTCGACGAGATTGTCGAGGCCCACCGCTACATGGAGTCGAACCAGCAGGTCGGCAAGATCGTGGTGACGGTCTAG
- a CDS encoding linear amide C-N hydrolase — MSKMKRRTCVAMLAAVSILASAGVALPCSRVLWSGGGRGVYVGRNMDWMEDMKSNLWVLPRGMARDGLAAVNPLRWRSKYGSLVITGYDSVSADGLNEKGLAAHMLYLAETKVGPRDEATPGLAISMWLQYYLDQFGSVAEAVAATESKPFQLLMVTEPSSKQAGAVHIALDDSSGDSAIFECIDGQIRVYHDRNALVMTNEPAFDKQEANLRQYKGFGGDKPLPGTDEPADRFVRAAYYVKHLPAAADERESIAALLSVMRNVSAPFGVTDPARPNVSATQWRAVTNLTGGVLYYDSVTNPGVFWVNMKAFDFDESAPVTKLQVAGVEDLGGDVSSRFKPTEMFKFVAPTRAD; from the coding sequence ATGAGCAAGATGAAGAGACGTACCTGCGTCGCGATGCTGGCCGCCGTGTCGATCCTGGCCTCGGCCGGCGTCGCCCTGCCTTGCTCGCGGGTCTTGTGGAGCGGCGGCGGGCGGGGGGTCTACGTCGGGCGCAACATGGACTGGATGGAGGACATGAAGAGCAACCTCTGGGTGCTGCCCAGGGGGATGGCCCGCGACGGCCTGGCGGCCGTCAATCCGCTGCGCTGGCGGAGCAAGTATGGCAGCCTGGTGATCACCGGGTACGACAGCGTCTCGGCGGACGGCCTGAATGAGAAGGGCCTGGCGGCGCACATGCTTTACCTGGCCGAGACGAAGGTCGGCCCGCGCGACGAGGCGACGCCCGGCCTGGCCATCAGCATGTGGCTCCAGTATTACCTGGACCAGTTCGGCAGCGTGGCCGAGGCGGTGGCCGCGACCGAGTCGAAGCCGTTCCAGCTCCTGATGGTCACCGAGCCGTCCAGCAAGCAGGCCGGCGCGGTCCACATCGCCCTGGACGACAGCTCGGGCGACTCGGCCATCTTCGAGTGCATCGACGGCCAGATCCGGGTCTATCACGACCGCAACGCCCTGGTGATGACCAATGAGCCCGCCTTCGACAAGCAGGAGGCTAACCTCCGGCAGTATAAGGGGTTCGGCGGAGACAAGCCGCTGCCCGGCACCGACGAGCCGGCCGACCGCTTCGTCCGGGCCGCCTACTACGTGAAGCACCTGCCCGCTGCCGCCGACGAGCGCGAGTCGATCGCCGCGCTGTTGAGCGTGATGCGCAACGTCTCGGCCCCGTTCGGCGTCACCGACCCCGCCCGGCCCAACGTCTCGGCCACCCAGTGGAGGGCCGTCACCAACCTGACCGGCGGCGTGCTCTACTACGACAGCGTCACGAATCCAGGCGTCTTCTGGGTCAACATGAAAGCATTCGATTTCGACGAGAGCGCGCCCGTGACCAAGCTCCAGGTCGCCGGCGTCGAGGACCTGGGCGGCGACGTCTCGTCCCGGTTCAAGCCCACCGAGATGTTCAAGTTCGTCGCGCCGACGCGGGCGGATTGA
- a CDS encoding thymidylate synthase — protein sequence MQQYLDLLRHVMEQGEETGSRAVLQSTGTKPRTRSVFGYQNRYNLADGFPLVTTKAMPFRQVAVEVLWFLSGSTNLAYLRENNVKIWDQWADANGDLGPIYGKQWRDWEGDDGRHVDQVAELLKGIEQVKADPTASAARRLILTAWNPAALPKIKGPSGCHTLCQFNLKRGRLSCHLYQRSADLFLGVPWNIASYALLTHLLARISGLEAHEFIHSFGDAHIYENHFDQVERQLSREPHPLPRLVIDDSVTSLSNLNPDQFRVEGYTSHPRLSGEVAI from the coding sequence ATGCAGCAATATCTGGACCTCCTGCGGCACGTCATGGAGCAAGGCGAGGAGACCGGCTCGCGGGCCGTGCTCCAGAGCACGGGCACCAAGCCCAGGACTCGAAGCGTCTTCGGCTACCAGAACCGGTACAACCTGGCCGACGGCTTCCCGCTGGTCACCACCAAGGCAATGCCTTTCCGCCAGGTGGCCGTCGAGGTGCTCTGGTTCCTCAGCGGCTCCACGAATCTCGCGTACTTGCGCGAGAACAACGTGAAGATCTGGGACCAGTGGGCCGACGCCAACGGCGACCTCGGGCCGATCTACGGCAAGCAATGGCGCGACTGGGAGGGCGACGACGGCCGGCATGTCGACCAGGTCGCCGAGCTCCTGAAGGGGATCGAGCAGGTCAAGGCCGACCCCACCGCGTCGGCCGCCAGGCGCCTGATCCTGACCGCTTGGAACCCCGCCGCCTTGCCCAAGATCAAGGGGCCGTCGGGCTGCCACACCCTCTGCCAGTTCAACCTGAAGCGGGGGCGGCTGTCGTGCCACCTCTACCAGCGCTCGGCCGACCTCTTCCTGGGCGTCCCCTGGAACATCGCCAGCTACGCCCTGCTGACCCACTTGCTCGCCAGGATCAGCGGCCTGGAGGCGCACGAGTTCATCCACTCGTTCGGCGACGCCCACATCTATGAGAACCACTTCGATCAGGTCGAGCGCCAGCTATCCAGGGAGCCCCATCCGCTGCCCAGGCTCGTGATCGACGACTCGGTGACGAGCCTGTCGAACCTGAATCCCGACCAGTTCCGGGTCGAGGGCTACACGTCGCACCCGAGGCTCTCGGGCGAGGTGGCCATATGA
- a CDS encoding dihydrofolate reductase, producing MIVSAIAAMDRAGLIGDGVAIPWHLPRDLRRFRSLTIGKPILMGRRTFESLGRPLPGRLNLVLTRQVALQAEGCRVAGSIEEALSIAKDSGAVEAMVIGGGAVYAETVDLWDRLLLTVVDGSFRGDVHFPVEATSALSWRAVDREECEADDRNPHPHRFVALERLRGEPAGGGFDLRSWLEGGHSPDGLVNPPASARRT from the coding sequence ATGATCGTCTCGGCCATCGCCGCGATGGACCGCGCCGGCCTGATCGGCGACGGCGTGGCCATCCCCTGGCACCTGCCCCGCGACCTCCGGCGGTTCCGCTCGCTCACCATTGGCAAGCCGATCCTTATGGGACGCCGCACGTTCGAGTCCCTGGGCAGGCCCCTGCCCGGCCGCCTGAATCTCGTCCTCACGCGTCAGGTCGCGTTGCAGGCCGAAGGCTGCCGGGTCGCCGGTTCGATCGAGGAGGCCCTGTCGATCGCCAAGGACTCGGGCGCCGTCGAGGCGATGGTCATCGGCGGCGGTGCGGTCTATGCCGAGACCGTCGACCTCTGGGATCGGCTGCTGCTGACGGTCGTCGACGGCTCGTTCCGCGGGGACGTCCACTTCCCGGTCGAGGCCACCTCCGCCCTGTCCTGGCGGGCCGTCGACCGGGAAGAGTGCGAGGCCGACGACCGCAACCCCCACCCTCACCGATTCGTCGCGCTGGAGCGGCTGCGCGGCGAGCCGGCGGGCGGCGGGTTCGACCTCCGGTCGTGGCTGGAAGGCGGGCACTCGCCGGACGGGCTCGTCAATCCGCCCGCGTCGGCGCGACGAACTTGA